A genomic region of Podarcis raffonei isolate rPodRaf1 chromosome 13, rPodRaf1.pri, whole genome shotgun sequence contains the following coding sequences:
- the LACC1 gene encoding purine nucleoside phosphorylase LACC1 isoform X2, giving the protein MSRRQERNFKVLTPLSPTLVHPTIPELVLVQHRRTSEEQAVNHASDVWVMGKAEPENYDGIVTNQKGVTLAAPGADCIPVLFADPVKKACGAAHSGWQGTLLGVSMAVINAMVTEYGCDVKDILVVLGPSVGPCCFKLPRESAKSFLRIDPKCVRLYESSTPYVDLRRATRILLETGGVLPQNIQDDSVTDQNQNVTVCTSCCPDKFYSHVRDGENFGTQIGFISIRD; this is encoded by the exons ATGAGTAGACGTCAGGAAAGGAATTTCAAAGTATTGACACCACTTTCCCCCACCCTCGTGCACCCCACCATACCTGAGCTGGTGTTGGTTCAACACAGAAGGACTTCTGAAGAACAGGCA GTCAACCACGCCAGTGATGTTTGGGTCATGGGAAAGGCCGAGCCGGAGAATTATGATGGGATAGTAACTAACCAGAAAGGTGTTACACTCGCTGCCCCTGGAGCAGACTGCATCCCTGTGCTTTTCGCTGATCCTGTCAAGAAAGCATGTGGTGCTGCTCATTCAG GTTGGCAAGGCACATTGTTAGGAGTATCGATGGCTGTCATTAACGCGATGGTAACTGAATACGGTTGCGACGTGAAGGATATCCTTGTGGTCCTGGGGCCGTCGGTTGGGCCCTGTTGCTTTAAACTGCCTCGGGAATCGGCAAAAAGTTTTCTTAGGATTGATCCCAAGTGCGTAAGACTTTATGAATCGTCAACCCCATACGTTGACCTCAGAAGAGCAACGCG tATTCTTCTGGAGACTGGAGGGGTTCTGCCTCAGAACATACAGGATGACTCTGTAACAGACCAGAACCAAAATGTAACTGTCTGTACATCATGTTGCCCTGATAAATTCTATTCTCACGTCCGTGATGGCGAGAACTTTGGAACACAGATTGGCTTCATATCAATTAGAGACTGA
- the LACC1 gene encoding purine nucleoside phosphorylase LACC1 isoform X1: MAKAVLIDLCIFRPRSWNNWTQASVIRTLETLGENYPVYLMCCQTFGSEGNCGDVFQTAIRGFHGPGKQLEVVCAKNTVAVLYTIKQKLDEKDIDTVKVIVPAQRKPLMREYVNQLFTSVYQFEFKDFQMNCEENNLRKSAELQGELMPLADQDREKIQIEITIFLKSLPSLKGELTILKSSLIPDPIFLHGFTTRTGGISYIPTLSSFNLFSSSKRRDPPIVVKENLRRLAAAAGFNPDAYHRVKVNHASDVWVMGKAEPENYDGIVTNQKGVTLAAPGADCIPVLFADPVKKACGAAHSGWQGTLLGVSMAVINAMVTEYGCDVKDILVVLGPSVGPCCFKLPRESAKSFLRIDPKCVRLYESSTPYVDLRRATRILLETGGVLPQNIQDDSVTDQNQNVTVCTSCCPDKFYSHVRDGENFGTQIGFISIRD, translated from the exons ATGGCGAAGGCAGTCTTGATTGATTTGTGCATCTTCAGACCCAGGTCATGGAATAACTGGACCCAGGCGTCGGTGATCAGAACATTAGAAACTCTGGGGGAGAACTACCCGGTTTACCTTATGTGTTGCCAAACCTTTGGAAGTGAAGGGAATTGTGGAGATGTCTTTCAGACAGCAATACGAGGCTTTCATGGCCCAGGGAAACAACTTGAGGTTGTGTGTGCCAAAAATACAGTTGCTGTCTTATACACCATTAAACAAAAACTCGATGAAAAAGACATCGACACTGTTAAAGTAATTGTGCCGGCGCAAAGAAAACCGTTAATGAGAGAGTACGTGAATCAACTTTTTACTAGTGTTTACCAGTTTGAGTTTAAAGATTTTCAGATGAACTGTGAAGAAAACAACCTCAGAAAATCTGCAGAACTGCAAGGTGAATTAATGCCACTTGCAGACCAAGACAGAGAGAAGATCCAAATTGAGATAACGATATTTTTGAAGAGCCTTCCTAGTCTGAAAGGGGAACTTACCATTCTCAAGTCTTCATTGATCCCAg ATCCTATCTTCCTCCATGGATTCACTACAAGAACGGGCGGCATCTCCTATATACCGACGCTGAGCTCTTTCAATCTCTTCAGTAGTTCCAAACGACGTGACCCACCCATTGTGGTTAAGGAAAACCTTCGCAGGCTAGCTGCCGCTGCTGGATTCAACCCTGATGCATATCATAGGGTAAAG GTCAACCACGCCAGTGATGTTTGGGTCATGGGAAAGGCCGAGCCGGAGAATTATGATGGGATAGTAACTAACCAGAAAGGTGTTACACTCGCTGCCCCTGGAGCAGACTGCATCCCTGTGCTTTTCGCTGATCCTGTCAAGAAAGCATGTGGTGCTGCTCATTCAG GTTGGCAAGGCACATTGTTAGGAGTATCGATGGCTGTCATTAACGCGATGGTAACTGAATACGGTTGCGACGTGAAGGATATCCTTGTGGTCCTGGGGCCGTCGGTTGGGCCCTGTTGCTTTAAACTGCCTCGGGAATCGGCAAAAAGTTTTCTTAGGATTGATCCCAAGTGCGTAAGACTTTATGAATCGTCAACCCCATACGTTGACCTCAGAAGAGCAACGCG tATTCTTCTGGAGACTGGAGGGGTTCTGCCTCAGAACATACAGGATGACTCTGTAACAGACCAGAACCAAAATGTAACTGTCTGTACATCATGTTGCCCTGATAAATTCTATTCTCACGTCCGTGATGGCGAGAACTTTGGAACACAGATTGGCTTCATATCAATTAGAGACTGA